The Pseudomonas sp. FP2309 genomic sequence GTGGCTGTAGTTGATCTCGTAAGCCATGCCCCAGCCCTTGTCGCCCGAACCCTGGTCATCGGGGTAGCCGCGGCCGAAGCTCTGCCCGCCGAAGGTGGCGCGCTCGCTGTCGGGCAGCGTGTCGTTGCTCCAGTACAGCGCGCCGGAGAGCACGCCTTGCCAGTTATCGAAGAGTGTATTGCTCTGCACGCCTGACAGGCGCAGGCGGAAGAAGTCGAGGTCGGGCTTGAGGCCGCCGAAGTCTGTGCGGTTTTTAGCGCCCAGGCCGTTGATGCCTTGGTACAGGCCGGCGCTGAGGATGCGCAGTTGGGTGCTGTCGGCCTTGCGCCAGTCGCCCTCGAAGGCCAGGGCGCGCAGGTCGGTTTCGATGTCGAACCGCAGTGGGAAACCCACCAGCTTATAGCCCGTGGTCTGGTCCACCGCGTACAGGCGCGTCCCCAGGCTCAACGACTCGTTGGACGACGCGATCAGCGGGTGGCTGAGGCCGATGGAGTAGCGATCGACCGCCTTGTGCGGCTTGAGCTCCAAACCATCGCCCAGTTGCAGGTGGGTGCTTGGATCGGCGCGGTAGCGTTCGCCCGCCAGCGACAACTGGGTGCCCTCGGCATTGATGAATTGGCTGTAGGCCGCGCGGTAGTAATGTTCTTTGTCGTCCCCCGGCGGGAACAGGCCGCTGATGCTCAGCTGCTCGCCCAGGGAGGTCCACGAATTGCTGGTGGCCGTCAGCAGCGCCTGCGTGCCGCCACGACTGGCCTCGGTCATGTTCATGCTGGTGGTGAAGGGTTTGCGGCTGGCGGTGATGTTCATGAGGGTGCCGCCATCGGTCGTGCCGGGCGGCGGGACTTGAGCCAGCACGGTCACGCCAGGAATGGCGCTCATCAGCGTGGTGTAGCGTTCGAAGGTCTTTCGGGTAAGTGGACGTTCGGCCTTGAGTTTTTCGGCGAGCTTGTCGACGTAGGACGAGACGGCACCGATGTCGCCTTCCAGCCGGTAATCGCGGATGTAGCCT encodes the following:
- a CDS encoding ShlB/FhaC/HecB family hemolysin secretion/activation protein — encoded protein: MRALTPLLVLTLNAYAHADTLPSFLNSNDTIRNLPVPNLPADAYRPVTPQTQLPVPAATAAQPLLMDTKVTISKLQIEGGTAYALKDVAQAFEPLIGRETNLAQLIEATRSITRRYQEDGYLLSYAFLPEQRFEGGLVRVVLVEGYIRDYRLEGDIGAVSSYVDKLAEKLKAERPLTRKTFERYTTLMSAIPGVTVLAQVPPPGTTDGGTLMNITASRKPFTTSMNMTEASRGGTQALLTATSNSWTSLGEQLSISGLFPPGDDKEHYYRAAYSQFINAEGTQLSLAGERYRADPSTHLQLGDGLELKPHKAVDRYSIGLSHPLIASSNESLSLGTRLYAVDQTTGYKLVGFPLRFDIETDLRALAFEGDWRKADSTQLRILSAGLYQGINGLGAKNRTDFGGLKPDLDFFRLRLSGVQSNTLFDNWQGVLSGALYWSNDTLPDSERATFGGQSFGRGYPDDQGSGDKGWGMAYEINYSHNRAGDWVRILQPYIVLDRAKTWFNDLPVKGNNLSSAAVGLRFGDNKYYNIALEAAKPMSDEALDSLNRKPRYSLSFSYQL